The window AGGGGTGGGGTGGTACATGCCGCGCCCCTCGTCTGAAGCACGGCTCTGTGACATCCAGGGGACGTCGGTCGTAACGCCTCCACTGCTAGGGGCCGTCTAAGAGGTTTTTTCGAAATGGCGACAACGAAGATTCGCATCCGGCTGAAGGCGTACGACTCGAAGCTCCTGGACCAGAGCGCCGGGGAGATTGTTGAGACGGCCAAGCGCACGGGCGCCAAGGTGGCCGGTCCGATCCCCCTTCCCACGCGCATCAACAAGTTCACGGTTCTGCGGTCGCCGCACGTGGACAAGAAGAGCCGCGAGCAGTTCGAGATCCGCACGCACAAGCGCTTGCTCGACATCCTCGAGCCCACCCAGCAGACGCTGGATGCGCTGATGAAGCTGGATCTGTCGGCTGGCGTTGACGTGGAGATCAAGTCCTAGGAAGCGGGAGAGGACTGGCGCGGTTCCACTCCGACCCCCGAGGAAATGTCATGGCGAAGTTCAAGGTAATCAACCTCAATGGCGAGCAGGTGTCGGAGATCGAGCTCTCCGACACGGTGTTTGGCGCCGAGCCGAACCCCCACCTCTTCTACGAGGTGGCGAAGATGCAGCAGATCAACCGTCGCCGCGGCACCGTGGGTGTGAAGAACACCTCGCTGGTGAGCGGCGGTGGCAAGAAGCCCTGGAAGCAGAAGGGTACCGGCCGCGCCCGTCAGGGCTCCATCCGCGCTTCCCACTGGGTTGGCGGTGGTAAGGCGATGGCTCCCAAGGCTCGGGACTACACCTACCGTCCTCCCCGCCAGGTTCGTCGCGGCGCGCTCCGCGCGGCGCTCAGCCTGC of the Hyalangium gracile genome contains:
- the rplD gene encoding 50S ribosomal protein L4, with protein sequence MAKFKVINLNGEQVSEIELSDTVFGAEPNPHLFYEVAKMQQINRRRGTVGVKNTSLVSGGGKKPWKQKGTGRARQGSIRASHWVGGGKAMAPKARDYTYRPPRQVRRGALRAALSLRAKENALVILDGFKLDAPKSKQAFDVLTKRLKLENALVIDEKGNINLHRSVRNLAQFDVLPPEGINLESVLRHKQLVLTSAAAKAIQEALS
- the rpsJ gene encoding 30S ribosomal protein S10; translated protein: MATTKIRIRLKAYDSKLLDQSAGEIVETAKRTGAKVAGPIPLPTRINKFTVLRSPHVDKKSREQFEIRTHKRLLDILEPTQQTLDALMKLDLSAGVDVEIKS